Proteins found in one Sporosarcina sp. FSL K6-3457 genomic segment:
- a CDS encoding cytochrome c biogenesis CcdA family protein, whose product MAPDLNLFLAFGAGFLSFISPCTLPLYPAFLSYITGMSLDDLKSDSKRMTKSGMLHTLFFLIGFSLIFVVLGFGSSFLGKFFIENQEILRQVGAIFIVLFGVMIAGLFTPKFLMQEKKLQFKNRPSGYFGSVLIGLGFAAGWTPCSGPIIGAIIGLSAANPGSGMLYMLLYVLGFAIPFFILSFFVTRLAWIRKSSGIIMKVGGYIMIAVGILLFFDGMTYIISLLSPIFGDFTGF is encoded by the coding sequence ATGGCACCAGACTTAAATCTATTTCTCGCTTTTGGCGCCGGTTTCTTAAGTTTTATATCACCTTGTACATTGCCCTTGTACCCAGCATTCTTATCGTATATTACAGGCATGTCATTGGATGATTTGAAATCGGATTCAAAACGCATGACGAAAAGCGGGATGCTACATACGCTGTTCTTTTTAATCGGATTTTCACTGATTTTTGTTGTACTTGGTTTCGGATCATCATTTCTAGGCAAGTTCTTCATTGAAAATCAAGAAATTCTAAGGCAAGTGGGTGCTATTTTCATTGTCTTATTTGGTGTGATGATTGCGGGTTTATTTACACCAAAGTTTCTTATGCAGGAAAAGAAACTACAGTTTAAAAATAGACCTTCCGGTTACTTTGGGTCAGTATTAATTGGACTTGGATTTGCAGCGGGCTGGACACCGTGTTCGGGGCCTATCATTGGAGCCATTATTGGATTATCTGCTGCCAACCCAGGTTCAGGTATGCTGTATATGCTCTTATATGTCCTTGGTTTTGCAATTCCTTTCTTTATCTTATCGTTCTTCGTGACGAGACTTGCTTGGATTCGCAAATCCAGCGGAATCATTATGAAGGTCGGCGGCTATATTATGATTGCGGTCGGAATTCTATTGTTTTTTGATGGCATGACGTACATCATCAGTTTATTGAGCCCGATTTTTGGAGACTTTACAGGCTTTTAA
- a CDS encoding YolD-like family protein, with translation MIRDRGAKKWTAMMLPEHLTQLRDWMGEDDYEEKPLIDEWTFQEFQQQLAIAYQSQCEIRVKTWEKGTLADTIGIFTQLDEQAQLIHVTDGLIVQKISLNTIVGIETVTLD, from the coding sequence ATGATTCGCGATCGCGGAGCCAAGAAATGGACGGCAATGATGTTGCCGGAACACCTGACCCAGTTACGTGATTGGATGGGAGAGGATGACTACGAAGAAAAGCCCTTGATTGATGAATGGACATTCCAAGAGTTTCAACAGCAGTTGGCCATTGCGTATCAATCACAATGTGAAATTCGAGTCAAGACATGGGAAAAGGGGACACTTGCTGACACAATAGGTATCTTCACTCAGCTGGACGAACAGGCACAGCTCATTCATGTAACGGATGGTTTAATTGTGCAGAAGATTTCGTTGAACACGATTGTCGGAATTGAAACAGTCACGCTCGATTAA
- a CDS encoding lytic transglycosylase domain-containing protein, with the protein MTKKKSKGLSMKVKALLIILLIPVAVTVFTLTAIIWTGLQNPELIRKSASALLDMKEHHSVTMIPEEYIPVYKEAAETYGIPWTLLAAHHRIETRFSTMDPLLSPVGAEGHMQFMPCTFVGWGYPGCSGLGKGEIPEEDKTNPEIIKQYGGYGVDANGDGVADPYDIEDAMHSAAKYLAKSGAADGELEKAIFDYNRSEKYVQDVLYFFNEFEIYRIEMENK; encoded by the coding sequence ATGACAAAAAAGAAAAGCAAAGGGTTGTCTATGAAGGTAAAAGCATTGCTTATTATTCTTCTGATCCCCGTTGCAGTTACTGTTTTTACGTTGACTGCTATTATCTGGACAGGCTTGCAGAACCCAGAATTAATTCGAAAATCGGCGAGTGCACTGCTTGACATGAAAGAACACCATAGTGTAACGATGATTCCGGAGGAGTATATCCCGGTGTATAAAGAAGCGGCTGAAACGTATGGTATCCCATGGACGCTGTTAGCTGCCCATCACCGGATTGAAACACGTTTTTCAACGATGGATCCTCTTCTTTCTCCAGTTGGTGCAGAGGGCCATATGCAATTCATGCCCTGCACATTTGTCGGTTGGGGTTATCCGGGATGTAGTGGGCTTGGCAAAGGAGAAATACCTGAAGAGGATAAAACGAATCCGGAAATTATCAAGCAATATGGTGGCTATGGCGTAGATGCAAATGGTGATGGAGTTGCCGATCCATATGATATTGAAGATGCCATGCATAGTGCTGCGAAATATCTTGCGAAAAGCGGCGCAGCAGATGGTGAGCTTGAAAAAGCTATTTTTGATTACAACCGTAGTGAGAAATATGTGCAGGATGTTCTTTATTTTTTCAATGAATTTGAGATATATCGTATTGAAATGGAAAATAAATGA
- a CDS encoding GlsB/YeaQ/YmgE family stress response membrane protein → MGFIWFLIIGGIIGWLAGMILGKDIPGGIIGNIIAGIIGAWIGGKLLGQWGWRVSDFYVFPALLGAIILVFIVSFIMKTMRRAT, encoded by the coding sequence ATGGGATTCATTTGGTTTTTGATTATCGGTGGGATCATTGGTTGGTTGGCTGGTATGATTTTAGGGAAAGACATTCCGGGCGGCATTATCGGTAATATCATTGCCGGGATTATCGGAGCTTGGATTGGCGGTAAACTGCTTGGCCAATGGGGATGGCGCGTATCCGATTTTTATGTCTTCCCAGCTCTGCTTGGCGCGATTATCCTTGTCTTCATTGTGAGCTTTATCATGAAAACCATGCGTAGGGCTACATGA
- a CDS encoding SCO family protein, with amino-acid sequence MRKKLLLPYVLLVILLLVACSGPGGFKADFEYQIAPFEFTNQHNEQVSLDDLKGQVWLSQFVFTNCTSVCPPMMVNMVDIQAKLAEEGVEDYKIISFSVDPEVDTPEVFQEYLDMFDPQDQDKWEMLTGYTMEDISKFALESFKAIVIDDPNSDQVTHGVQFSLVNQQGQIVKMYNGVDDVPYEKIVKDMKALIKAGA; translated from the coding sequence ATGCGTAAAAAGTTATTATTACCGTATGTTTTACTTGTAATACTTCTACTAGTAGCTTGTTCAGGTCCAGGCGGATTCAAAGCAGATTTTGAATATCAAATCGCGCCGTTTGAATTTACAAATCAGCATAATGAGCAAGTTTCGCTTGATGATTTGAAAGGACAAGTGTGGCTATCTCAATTTGTATTCACAAATTGTACATCAGTCTGCCCACCGATGATGGTAAATATGGTAGATATCCAAGCAAAACTAGCTGAAGAAGGCGTTGAAGACTATAAAATCATATCATTCAGTGTCGATCCAGAAGTGGATACACCTGAAGTGTTCCAAGAGTATCTTGATATGTTTGATCCTCAGGATCAAGATAAGTGGGAAATGCTAACAGGTTACACAATGGAGGATATTTCGAAGTTTGCGTTGGAATCCTTTAAGGCGATTGTAATTGATGATCCGAACTCAGACCAGGTGACACATGGTGTTCAATTTTCACTCGTCAATCAGCAAGGTCAAATTGTCAAAATGTATAATGGAGTTGACGACGTACCTTACGAAAAAATTGTTAAAGATATGAAAGCACTCATTAAAGCAGGTGCTTAA
- a CDS encoding YvrJ family protein: protein MSFFIFILQEVGFPIFVSFYLLHRLESKLIVIHDAHVLLKMK, encoded by the coding sequence ATTTCTTTTTTCATTTTCATACTACAAGAAGTTGGCTTTCCGATTTTTGTATCCTTTTACTTATTGCATCGCTTGGAAAGTAAGCTTATTGTTATCCATGATGCTCATGTACTCTTGAAGATGAAATGA
- a CDS encoding cysteine hydrolase family protein: protein MIKALLVVDYTVDFVAKDGALTCGEPGIALENYITKLTAAFLDEGHFVAMPVDVHDVDDPYHPETKQFPPHNIRGTAGRELYGSLQQLYNKCKKDIHWMDKTRFSAFAGTDLELLLRARRITQLHLVGVCTDICILHTAVDAYNRGFDIVIHEQGVASFDASGHEWALRHFKNTLGATIVR, encoded by the coding sequence ATGATAAAGGCATTACTAGTAGTCGATTATACAGTCGATTTTGTAGCCAAAGATGGCGCGTTAACATGTGGAGAACCAGGAATTGCACTTGAAAATTATATTACTAAATTGACAGCAGCATTTCTAGATGAAGGCCATTTTGTTGCCATGCCAGTTGATGTGCATGATGTTGACGATCCGTATCATCCTGAAACTAAACAATTCCCACCGCATAATATTCGTGGAACTGCCGGAAGAGAGTTGTACGGTTCTCTTCAGCAATTGTATAATAAGTGTAAGAAAGACATCCATTGGATGGACAAAACACGTTTTAGCGCATTTGCTGGAACCGATTTGGAACTACTTTTACGTGCACGCCGCATTACGCAATTACATCTTGTTGGCGTCTGTACGGATATTTGTATCCTTCACACAGCTGTCGATGCTTATAACCGTGGTTTTGATATCGTCATTCATGAACAAGGTGTCGCAAGTTTCGATGCTTCGGGTCATGAATGGGCACTGCGTCATTTTAAAAATACGTTAGGTGCCACGATTGTTCGCTAA
- a CDS encoding CcdC family protein yields MFTKVPPVYLIIGSTAVALFMGIMALIVRTKAAKKPVTAKRIILPPLFMSTGALMFVFEEFRVAPLQIAEALIIGALFSIILIKTTAFEKKEDGIYVKRSKAFLFILLGLLIIRLVGKLLLSNTIDVGELGGMFWILAFGMIVPWRIGMLAKFNQMNTAEQ; encoded by the coding sequence ATTTTCACAAAAGTTCCCCCGGTTTATCTTATTATTGGCTCTACTGCTGTTGCATTGTTCATGGGGATCATGGCACTTATCGTGCGAACGAAAGCAGCTAAAAAACCTGTGACAGCCAAAAGAATTATTTTGCCACCCCTTTTTATGTCGACAGGTGCGCTGATGTTCGTATTTGAAGAGTTCAGAGTCGCTCCGCTACAAATTGCGGAAGCTCTTATTATTGGGGCTCTCTTCTCTATTATTTTGATTAAGACGACAGCTTTTGAAAAGAAAGAAGACGGCATCTACGTCAAACGTTCCAAAGCATTCCTGTTCATCTTGTTGGGACTACTAATTATTCGGCTCGTTGGAAAACTGCTATTGAGCAATACAATCGACGTAGGCGAACTTGGTGGCATGTTCTGGATTCTGGCATTTGGCATGATTGTCCCATGGAGAATTGGTATGCTTGCCAAGTTTAATCAAATGAATACGGCCGAACAATAA
- a CDS encoding ABC transporter ATP-binding protein codes for MSVEKQPKLTAKDQWSVFKRLLSYTIPHKKSIVIALTLLILTTIGSIVGPLIIQRFIDNHLTPMSFPKETVTTIAVVYISIQVFIVVVSYFQLMRFQDIALKIIQQMRIDVFSKVQGLGMRYFDKTPAGSIVSRVTNDTESIKEMFVSVIVTFLQAIFVLIGVYIALFTLDRKLALISLVLLPLILLVIIVYRRYSADFYQDIRERLSQLNAKIAESLSGMGMVQAFRQEDRLEAEFDAINEKHFRAGTRNIKFDSVLLGPAIDLLYAGAIVFVLGYFGFMSLDSAVEVGVLYIFTTLIGKLFQPVQQVMQRLSIFQQALVSASRVFILMDDSDMEPEQQDDGKVAIQDGKIEFRNVTFSYDGKTDVLKNISFTANAGETVALVGHTGSGKSSIINLLMRFYEYERGDIYIDGVSLKEFPKQELRKKMGLVLQDPFLFYGDIESNIRLHNQDMTSAEVRAAAEFVQANEFIEKLPDKYAQKVTERGSTFSSGQRQLVAFARTIATNPKVLVLDEATANIDTETEVAIQTSLEKMRKGRTTIAIAHRLSTIQDAELILVLHKGEIVERGTHQELLTQKGLYHKMYLLQNGILEDVI; via the coding sequence ATGTCTGTGGAAAAACAACCAAAACTAACCGCGAAAGATCAATGGTCGGTTTTTAAAAGGCTATTAAGCTACACCATCCCACATAAAAAAAGTATAGTCATCGCGCTTACCCTATTGATTTTGACAACGATAGGAAGTATTGTCGGACCCTTAATCATTCAGCGCTTTATCGACAATCATTTGACACCGATGAGCTTTCCAAAGGAGACGGTCACAACCATCGCCGTCGTTTACATTAGCATTCAAGTGTTCATCGTCGTGGTGTCCTATTTCCAATTGATGCGTTTCCAGGACATTGCTTTGAAAATTATTCAACAAATGCGGATTGACGTATTTTCAAAAGTGCAAGGGCTTGGCATGCGTTATTTCGATAAAACGCCCGCTGGAAGCATCGTATCACGTGTCACAAACGATACAGAATCTATTAAAGAGATGTTCGTCAGTGTCATTGTGACGTTTTTACAAGCGATTTTTGTGCTGATTGGTGTCTATATCGCTCTCTTTACACTGGATCGTAAATTAGCGTTGATTTCTTTGGTATTGTTGCCTTTAATTTTACTAGTCATCATTGTATACAGGCGTTACAGTGCCGATTTCTACCAAGATATTCGGGAACGGTTAAGTCAGCTAAATGCTAAAATTGCCGAATCATTATCGGGTATGGGAATGGTCCAAGCATTTAGACAGGAAGATCGTTTAGAGGCCGAATTCGATGCGATTAATGAAAAGCATTTCCGTGCAGGTACGCGTAATATTAAATTCGATAGTGTGCTACTAGGACCAGCAATTGACCTGTTATATGCAGGAGCGATTGTGTTCGTCCTTGGTTATTTCGGATTTATGTCACTTGACAGTGCGGTTGAAGTAGGAGTCCTCTATATCTTCACGACATTGATTGGAAAGCTTTTTCAACCAGTACAACAAGTGATGCAGCGATTGTCTATTTTTCAACAAGCACTTGTTTCTGCATCTCGTGTATTTATATTGATGGATGATTCGGATATGGAGCCCGAACAACAGGACGATGGCAAAGTAGCTATTCAAGATGGAAAAATTGAATTTCGCAATGTGACATTTTCCTATGATGGAAAAACAGATGTGCTGAAAAATATTTCATTCACAGCAAATGCCGGTGAAACGGTTGCGCTTGTTGGGCATACAGGGAGTGGGAAAAGCTCGATTATCAATTTGCTGATGCGCTTTTATGAATATGAGCGTGGGGACATTTACATTGATGGTGTATCATTAAAAGAGTTTCCGAAGCAAGAACTGCGTAAAAAAATGGGATTGGTCTTACAGGATCCATTTCTGTTTTATGGAGATATTGAAAGTAATATTCGTTTACACAATCAGGATATGACTTCTGCAGAAGTACGAGCAGCTGCTGAATTTGTACAGGCGAATGAATTCATCGAAAAGCTACCTGACAAATACGCGCAAAAAGTAACAGAGCGTGGTTCGACTTTTTCAAGTGGGCAGCGTCAACTCGTAGCATTTGCACGCACAATCGCAACTAATCCAAAGGTCCTTGTGCTTGATGAAGCTACGGCAAACATTGACACGGAAACGGAAGTGGCAATCCAGACCAGCTTGGAGAAGATGAGAAAAGGGCGCACAACGATTGCAATTGCTCACCGTTTGAGTACGATTCAAGATGCTGAACTCATTCTTGTTCTGCATAAGGGTGAAATTGTTGAACGTGGCACACACCAAGAGCTATTGACGCAAAAAGGACTGTACCATAAGATGTATTTGCTGCAAAATGGGATTTTAGAAGACGTTATTTGA
- a CDS encoding ABC transporter ATP-binding protein, protein MKVLVQLSWFFKQQKKQYIFGIAMLVFVSLLQLIPPKIIGIIVDDITIGELTAGGLTKWLIILGVAGVLMYVARFYWRMMIFGSAVLLSRQMREKLFNHFTRMSPSFYQKRRVGDLMAHATNDINAVQQTAGMGVLTLVDSISTGGFVILTMAITINWKLTLIALIPLPFMIFMTGYYGKLLRNRFRFAQEAFSNLNDKTQESISGIKVIKTFGQQQEDIEDFTNLSTDVVAKNMRVAKIDALFDPTITGIFAVSYILSFYFGTKFIIAGDMSIGDMVAFSTYLGLLVWPMLAFGFLFNIVERGNASYSRITELLSIDPEIIDLPGAIDKRPEGDLYFDIDEFKFPGDERPALHNVHFTLQRGETMGIVGKTGSGKTAILKLLLREFEGYTGSVVYGGNPINQYKQRRLRESIGYVPQDHFLFSTTLAENIAFTNPNIAMENIYEAARLAHIHDDILEFTEGYDTIVGERGVSLSGGQKQRVSIARALIMEPELLILDDSLSAVDAKTEEAILESLKQTRTGETTIITSHRLSAIQHAHKIIVLDEGTIIEAGTHEELIDMDGKYKEMYDLQQLEVLVEQGGEG, encoded by the coding sequence GTGAAGGTTTTAGTACAATTGAGTTGGTTTTTTAAACAACAGAAAAAGCAGTACATATTTGGAATTGCTATGCTTGTTTTCGTATCACTTTTGCAACTGATCCCTCCGAAAATCATCGGGATTATTGTCGATGATATTACAATAGGCGAATTGACAGCTGGGGGGCTGACCAAATGGCTCATTATCCTGGGAGTCGCGGGCGTCCTTATGTATGTTGCACGCTTCTACTGGCGTATGATGATTTTTGGTTCGGCCGTTTTATTATCCCGCCAAATGCGTGAAAAATTATTCAATCATTTTACGAGAATGTCGCCGTCTTTCTACCAAAAAAGACGAGTAGGAGATTTAATGGCCCATGCCACAAACGATATTAACGCCGTGCAACAAACCGCTGGCATGGGCGTTTTAACGCTTGTCGATTCTATTTCAACAGGTGGCTTTGTTATTTTGACGATGGCTATCACCATCAATTGGAAACTAACCTTAATTGCACTCATTCCACTGCCGTTCATGATTTTCATGACGGGCTATTATGGAAAGTTGCTACGTAATCGATTCCGATTTGCGCAAGAAGCCTTTTCTAATTTGAATGATAAGACACAGGAAAGTATATCAGGTATTAAAGTCATCAAAACATTTGGCCAGCAGCAGGAAGATATTGAGGATTTTACGAATTTATCGACTGATGTGGTTGCTAAAAATATGCGCGTTGCCAAAATAGATGCGTTATTCGATCCGACGATTACAGGAATTTTTGCCGTTTCATATATTTTGTCCTTCTATTTCGGAACGAAGTTTATCATTGCGGGTGATATGTCCATTGGGGATATGGTGGCGTTCAGTACATACTTGGGTCTTCTCGTATGGCCAATGCTGGCATTTGGTTTCCTATTTAACATTGTGGAACGTGGAAATGCATCCTATAGTCGGATTACGGAATTATTGTCCATTGATCCAGAAATTATAGACCTACCCGGCGCTATCGATAAAAGACCAGAAGGCGATCTCTATTTCGATATCGATGAATTCAAATTCCCTGGTGACGAGCGTCCTGCTTTGCATAATGTTCACTTCACGTTGCAACGGGGAGAGACAATGGGGATTGTAGGGAAAACGGGATCAGGGAAAACTGCCATTTTGAAATTATTGCTGAGAGAATTTGAAGGGTATACGGGCAGTGTTGTCTATGGAGGTAACCCTATCAATCAGTATAAGCAGCGACGTTTACGAGAGTCCATCGGCTACGTGCCACAAGATCACTTCTTATTCTCAACAACACTTGCTGAGAACATTGCGTTTACCAATCCTAACATTGCGATGGAGAACATTTATGAGGCGGCACGGCTCGCGCATATCCACGACGACATTTTAGAATTTACGGAAGGCTATGACACCATAGTCGGCGAACGTGGTGTATCGTTGTCAGGCGGCCAAAAGCAGCGAGTGTCTATTGCGCGTGCATTGATTATGGAACCAGAATTATTGATTTTGGATGATTCCTTGTCAGCCGTTGATGCCAAAACGGAAGAAGCCATTTTGGAATCACTTAAACAAACACGGACAGGCGAAACGACGATTATTACGTCACATCGTTTAAGTGCTATCCAACATGCGCATAAGATTATCGTTTTAGATGAAGGAACAATCATCGAGGCTGGAACACACGAGGAATTGATCGACATGGATGGTAAATATAAAGAAATGTATGATTTGCAACAACTAGAAGTACTTGTTGAACAAGGGGGTGAGGGATAA
- a CDS encoding DUF2621 domain-containing protein, translating into MWFIIFWCFVLVGLFGIGGFFMFRKFLKVFPKADGKSTLDWEEHYVESSIHLWNDEAKLMLNELVTPVPELFRPVAKQKIAGKIGEIALEEKAKKINHDLIIRGYIQATPKRDHKFLRKKLTSMNIDLAPYESLF; encoded by the coding sequence ATGTGGTTCATCATTTTCTGGTGCTTTGTCCTTGTTGGCCTTTTTGGCATCGGTGGCTTTTTCATGTTCCGGAAGTTTCTCAAAGTATTTCCGAAAGCAGACGGTAAATCGACACTCGACTGGGAAGAGCATTATGTGGAAAGCTCCATTCACCTGTGGAATGATGAAGCGAAATTAATGCTGAACGAGCTCGTTACGCCCGTACCGGAATTATTCCGACCTGTCGCTAAGCAAAAAATTGCGGGTAAAATCGGTGAGATTGCGCTAGAGGAAAAAGCGAAGAAAATTAATCATGATTTGATTATCCGCGGCTATATTCAGGCGACACCAAAACGTGATCATAAATTCCTTCGTAAGAAACTAACATCCATGAACATTGATTTAGCCCCTTATGAAAGTTTGTTCTGA
- a CDS encoding DUF4362 domain-containing protein: MRKLLYLFWILGILLVSACSYDSEKAVKNGDVINMNGPVYNFSSFELFLDNVEVGQSDSVRIANYTLEGEPTLYNLTFDGSSIDLKIDRSKNNNRGNDPVKVNMTCTDLVTEAGQQVLTYTLEGCNQDSVVEDFMLLTVLKEQVEEHEH, encoded by the coding sequence ATGCGGAAACTTTTGTACTTATTTTGGATTCTCGGAATATTACTAGTATCAGCTTGTTCATATGATAGTGAAAAAGCAGTGAAAAACGGAGATGTCATTAATATGAATGGCCCCGTTTATAATTTTTCAAGCTTTGAATTATTCTTGGACAACGTTGAGGTGGGTCAGTCGGATTCCGTACGTATTGCGAACTACACGCTTGAGGGAGAACCGACACTTTACAATCTGACTTTTGATGGTTCATCCATCGATTTGAAAATTGACCGTTCCAAAAATAACAACAGAGGAAATGATCCTGTCAAAGTTAATATGACCTGCACGGATCTTGTCACGGAGGCTGGTCAACAAGTGCTCACATACACACTCGAAGGCTGCAATCAAGATTCAGTCGTTGAGGACTTCATGCTATTAACTGTCTTGAAAGAACAAGTAGAAGAGCATGAGCACTAA